In one Curtobacterium citreum genomic region, the following are encoded:
- a CDS encoding Rne/Rng family ribonuclease, producing MVEQNTDNTNNEDTTPKRRGRLFGGRRARSTGQEARGDVDQTTDVDEMVALTDETADAASPVTTVDVDGTAVPVEVAPVAGGSDTPEAVSTVTGDLPVVEQREETGTGESGTEETSTEEPGAPASGTDAATVAEPSAAAATGETDAPRASLPWSDEPEGGEPTPEPAPEVVVPKATSTLSLIFHAPVLPELPARSAQDDRYDEDDEQGAGRRRSRRRGTSADREQRGPRDHLEPRRREPELITEPQRIKGSTRLEAKKQRRRDGRDAGRRRTVVTEDEFLARRESVDRQMIVRSSSSKIEIGVLEDGILAEHYVTKSHNVSLIGNVYLGKVQNVLPSMEAAFVDIGRGRNAVLYAGEVDWASVDTGNHGRRIEAALKPGDKVLVQVTKDPVGHKGARLTSQVSLPGRYLVYVPNGSMNGISRKLPDTERARLKKILKEILPERAGVIVRTAAEGATEEQLTRDVQRLTSQWEAIQKKVAAGHAPVMLHSEPDLLVKIVRDVFNEDFTKLIIDGDAARGTIEEYLDAVAPDLKDRVEVYDGPDSFEEYRLNEQIEKALDRKVWLPSGGSLVIDRTEAMTVVDVNTGKFVGSGGNLEETVTKNNLEAAEEIVRQLRLRDIGGIIVIDFIDMVLESNRDLVLRRLVECLSRDRTKHQVAEVTSLGLVQMTRKKIGVGLRESLDEVNAKVNDNNADPGPTKGRRKSRSGSGNGSTGGNGGGSNGGNGSNGGGSSSGTGSSHASQAHQITEDVKNALSRIAASTLPHDEPLTGIAAPAHGAATPGAASETPLSPVSTATPASAPEESEQRNGDQPSGKRRRRRGGRGGNGGSAQTESTTTESSSTESSSTDASAEAPAATQDPAAAPAVSEPVMAEPATTEPKAKAPARRRVSSSAPVTPTENTVAILDIPVAVTQRAPRPVSGDAESLLDSVLQALPEPKQPGQGRSRSRRVSSPSISAPATKDDGTDGDDGSVIVGN from the coding sequence ATGGTGGAGCAGAACACCGACAACACGAACAACGAAGACACCACCCCGAAGCGTCGTGGTCGCCTGTTCGGCGGGCGTCGCGCCCGCTCGACCGGCCAGGAGGCCCGTGGTGACGTCGACCAGACGACGGACGTCGACGAGATGGTCGCGCTGACGGACGAGACGGCCGACGCTGCCTCGCCGGTCACCACCGTGGACGTCGACGGCACCGCGGTGCCGGTCGAGGTCGCCCCGGTCGCGGGCGGCTCGGACACCCCGGAGGCCGTCTCGACGGTGACGGGTGACCTGCCCGTCGTTGAGCAGCGCGAGGAGACGGGCACCGGGGAGTCGGGCACCGAGGAGACGAGCACCGAGGAGCCGGGCGCCCCGGCGTCGGGCACCGACGCTGCGACGGTCGCGGAGCCGAGCGCCGCCGCGGCGACCGGCGAGACGGACGCGCCCCGTGCCTCCCTCCCGTGGTCCGACGAGCCCGAGGGCGGCGAGCCGACCCCGGAGCCCGCCCCGGAGGTCGTCGTCCCGAAGGCGACGAGCACCCTCAGCCTGATCTTCCACGCGCCGGTCCTGCCGGAGCTGCCCGCGCGCTCCGCCCAGGACGACCGCTACGACGAGGACGACGAGCAGGGCGCCGGTCGGCGCCGGTCGCGTCGCCGCGGCACCAGCGCCGACCGCGAGCAGCGCGGACCGCGCGACCACCTCGAGCCGCGTCGTCGCGAGCCCGAGCTCATCACCGAGCCGCAGCGCATCAAGGGCTCCACCCGACTCGAGGCGAAGAAGCAGCGCCGCCGCGACGGGCGTGACGCCGGCCGTCGCCGCACGGTCGTGACCGAGGACGAGTTCCTCGCCCGTCGCGAGAGCGTCGACCGGCAGATGATCGTCCGGTCGAGCTCGTCGAAGATCGAGATCGGCGTGCTCGAGGACGGCATCCTCGCCGAGCACTACGTGACGAAGTCGCACAACGTGTCGCTCATCGGCAACGTGTACCTGGGCAAGGTGCAGAACGTGCTGCCCTCGATGGAGGCTGCCTTCGTCGACATCGGCCGCGGCCGGAACGCCGTGCTCTACGCGGGCGAGGTCGACTGGGCGTCGGTGGACACCGGCAACCACGGCCGTCGCATCGAGGCCGCGCTCAAGCCGGGCGACAAGGTGCTCGTGCAGGTCACGAAGGACCCGGTCGGCCACAAGGGCGCCCGTCTGACGAGCCAGGTCTCGCTGCCGGGTCGGTACCTGGTGTACGTGCCGAACGGCTCGATGAACGGCATCTCCCGCAAGCTCCCGGACACCGAGCGTGCCCGGCTGAAGAAGATCCTCAAGGAGATCCTCCCCGAGCGCGCCGGCGTCATCGTCCGCACCGCGGCTGAGGGCGCGACCGAGGAGCAGCTGACCCGCGACGTGCAGCGCCTGACGAGCCAGTGGGAGGCGATCCAGAAGAAGGTCGCCGCCGGCCACGCGCCCGTGATGCTGCACTCGGAGCCGGACCTGCTCGTGAAGATCGTCCGCGACGTCTTCAACGAGGACTTCACGAAGCTGATCATCGACGGCGACGCCGCGCGCGGCACGATCGAGGAGTACCTCGACGCCGTCGCCCCGGACCTCAAGGACCGCGTCGAGGTCTACGACGGCCCGGACTCCTTCGAGGAGTACCGCCTGAACGAGCAGATCGAGAAGGCCCTCGACCGCAAGGTGTGGCTGCCCTCCGGTGGATCGCTCGTGATCGACCGCACCGAGGCGATGACGGTCGTCGACGTCAACACGGGGAAGTTCGTCGGCTCCGGCGGCAACCTCGAGGAGACCGTCACGAAGAACAACCTCGAGGCAGCCGAGGAGATCGTCCGGCAGCTCCGCCTGCGGGACATCGGCGGCATCATCGTCATCGACTTCATCGACATGGTGCTCGAGTCGAACCGCGACCTGGTGCTCCGTCGACTCGTCGAGTGCCTGAGCCGCGACCGGACGAAGCACCAGGTCGCCGAGGTCACCTCGCTCGGCCTCGTGCAGATGACCCGCAAGAAGATCGGCGTCGGGCTCCGCGAGTCCCTCGACGAGGTCAACGCCAAGGTCAACGACAACAACGCCGACCCGGGGCCGACCAAGGGCCGTCGCAAGAGCCGCAGCGGTTCGGGCAACGGCTCCACCGGCGGCAACGGTGGCGGGTCGAACGGCGGCAACGGGTCGAACGGCGGCGGTTCCTCGTCCGGCACCGGCTCGTCGCACGCGTCGCAGGCGCACCAGATCACCGAGGACGTCAAGAACGCCCTCTCGCGGATCGCTGCCTCGACGCTCCCGCACGACGAGCCGCTGACCGGCATCGCCGCCCCGGCGCACGGTGCCGCGACGCCGGGCGCCGCGTCGGAGACCCCGCTGTCGCCCGTCTCGACCGCGACGCCCGCCTCGGCTCCGGAGGAGTCCGAGCAGCGGAACGGCGACCAGCCCTCGGGCAAGCGTCGTCGTCGCCGCGGTGGCCGCGGTGGCAACGGTGGCTCGGCGCAGACCGAGTCGACGACCACCGAGTCGAGCAGCACCGAGTCGAGCAGCACGGACGCCTCCGCCGAGGCGCCCGCTGCGACCCAGGATCCGGCCGCCGCGCCTGCTGTGTCCGAGCCCGTCATGGCGGAACCTGCCACGACGGAGCCGAAGGCCAAGGCCCCTGCTCGCCGCCGCGTCAGCTCGAGCGCGCCGGTGACGCCGACGGAGAACACCGTCGCGATCCTGGACATCCCGGTCGCGGTGACCCAGCGCGCTCCCCGCCCGGTCTCCGGCGACGCCGAGTCCCTGCTCGACTCCGTGCTGCAGGCGCTCCCGGAGCCGAAGCAGCCCGGCCAGGGCCGCTCGCGCTCGCGCCGGGTGTCCTCGCCGAGCATCAGCGCACCGGCGACGAAGGACGACGGCACGGACGGCGACGACGGCTCCGTGATCGTGGGGAACTGA
- a CDS encoding DUF4031 domain-containing protein, with the protein MTVLIDPPTWPAHDTVWSHLVSDASYDELHAFAERAGIPRRAFDHDHYDVPLARYDELVSLGATAVTGRELVLRLIGSGLRVAQRDKRAR; encoded by the coding sequence GTGACCGTGTTGATCGACCCGCCGACGTGGCCCGCCCACGACACCGTCTGGTCGCACCTCGTCAGTGACGCATCCTACGACGAGTTGCACGCGTTCGCCGAACGGGCCGGGATCCCCCGCCGCGCGTTCGACCACGACCACTACGACGTGCCGCTCGCGCGCTACGACGAGCTCGTCTCGCTGGGGGCGACGGCCGTGACCGGCCGCGAGCTGGTCCTCCGGCTCATCGGGAGCGGCTTGCGGGTCGCGCAGCGGGACAAGCGGGCGCGCTGA
- the rplU gene encoding 50S ribosomal protein L21, producing MVYAVVRAGGRQEKVEVGTILTIDRAKADDKGNIDLAPVLLVDGDKITSAASELANVTVTAEVLEDLRGPKVVIQKFKNKTGYKKRQGFRAELTRVKITSIA from the coding sequence GTGGTTTACGCAGTAGTGCGCGCCGGCGGCCGTCAGGAGAAGGTCGAGGTCGGCACGATCCTCACGATCGACCGTGCCAAGGCCGACGACAAGGGCAACATCGACCTCGCCCCGGTGCTCCTCGTGGACGGTGACAAGATCACCTCGGCGGCTTCCGAGCTCGCCAACGTGACCGTCACCGCCGAGGTGCTCGAGGACCTCCGCGGTCCGAAGGTCGTCATCCAGAAGTTCAAGAACAAGACCGGGTACAAGAAGCGCCAGGGCTTCCGCGCTGAGCTCACCCGCGTCAAGATCACCTCGATCGCGTAA
- the rpmA gene encoding 50S ribosomal protein L27: MAHKKGASSTRNGRDSNAQRLGVKRFGGQVVNAGEIILRQRGTHFHPGANVGRGGDDTLFALSAGAVEFGTKGGRKVVNIVNA, encoded by the coding sequence ATGGCACACAAGAAGGGTGCGAGCTCCACTCGCAACGGTCGTGACTCGAACGCGCAGCGCCTCGGCGTGAAGCGCTTCGGTGGACAGGTCGTCAACGCCGGCGAGATCATCCTGCGCCAGCGTGGCACCCACTTCCACCCGGGCGCCAACGTCGGCCGCGGTGGCGACGACACGCTGTTCGCCCTCTCGGCCGGTGCGGTCGAGTTCGGCACCAAGGGCGGCCGCAAGGTCGTCAACATCGTCAACGCGTAA
- the obgE gene encoding GTPase ObgE, which translates to MATFVDRVTLHLSAGNGGNGCVSVRREKFKPLAGPDGGNGGDGGDIVLVADPQVTTLLGYHRSPHRSSRNGQPGMGDMRSGVSGETLELPVPIGTVVHDEDGEVLADMTEPGMRVVVAPGGQGGLGNAALATTKRKAPGFALLGTPGWEGDVSLELKTIADVALVGFPSAGKSSLIAAISAAKPKIADYPFTTLVPNLGVVESGESRFTVADVPGLIEGASEGKGLGLEFLRHVERCEALLHVIDCATLDPGRDPISDLDVILGELERYPVPEGQTPLLERPQLVALNKVDVPEAAELAEFVTAELEGRGYRVFPISTASRAGLRELTFALADVVEQARAARPAAPEQERIVLRPKAVDEKPFTVRAEGGEEHRFYRVRGAKPERWVVQTDFTNEEAIGYLADRLAKLGVEDGLFKAGAVAGSTVVIGGDGGMVFDWEPTLTSTAELITSARGTDARVGGSSRPTRNERREEYFERMDAKAAARAELEQERVSGLWADDDED; encoded by the coding sequence ATGGCGACCTTCGTCGACCGAGTGACCCTGCACCTCAGCGCGGGCAACGGTGGCAACGGCTGCGTGTCGGTCCGCCGTGAGAAGTTCAAGCCCCTCGCCGGACCCGACGGCGGCAACGGTGGTGACGGTGGCGACATCGTCCTCGTCGCCGACCCGCAGGTGACGACCCTGCTCGGCTACCACCGCTCGCCGCACCGTTCCTCGAGGAACGGCCAGCCCGGCATGGGCGACATGCGCAGCGGTGTGAGCGGCGAGACGCTCGAGCTCCCCGTCCCGATCGGCACCGTCGTGCACGACGAGGACGGCGAGGTGCTCGCCGACATGACCGAGCCGGGCATGCGCGTCGTCGTGGCCCCCGGCGGTCAGGGCGGTCTCGGCAACGCCGCGCTCGCGACCACGAAGCGCAAGGCCCCGGGCTTCGCGCTCCTCGGCACCCCCGGGTGGGAGGGCGACGTCAGCCTCGAGCTGAAGACCATCGCCGACGTGGCCCTGGTCGGGTTCCCGAGTGCCGGCAAGTCCTCGCTCATCGCCGCGATCTCCGCCGCGAAGCCGAAGATCGCGGACTACCCGTTCACCACGCTCGTGCCGAACCTCGGCGTCGTCGAGTCGGGGGAGTCCCGCTTCACGGTCGCCGACGTCCCCGGCCTGATCGAGGGTGCCTCGGAGGGCAAGGGCCTCGGTCTCGAGTTCCTCCGCCACGTCGAGCGCTGCGAGGCGCTCCTGCACGTCATCGACTGCGCGACGCTCGACCCGGGCCGCGACCCGATCAGCGACCTCGACGTCATCCTCGGCGAGCTCGAGCGCTACCCGGTGCCGGAGGGGCAGACACCCCTGCTCGAGCGTCCGCAGCTCGTCGCGCTGAACAAGGTCGACGTGCCCGAGGCCGCCGAGCTGGCGGAGTTCGTGACCGCCGAGCTCGAGGGCCGCGGCTACCGCGTGTTCCCGATCTCCACGGCCTCCCGCGCCGGGCTCCGCGAGCTGACGTTCGCGCTGGCCGACGTCGTCGAGCAGGCCCGTGCCGCCCGTCCGGCCGCGCCCGAGCAGGAGCGCATCGTGCTCCGCCCGAAGGCCGTCGACGAGAAGCCCTTCACCGTGCGTGCGGAGGGCGGCGAGGAGCACCGCTTCTACCGCGTCCGCGGCGCGAAGCCGGAGCGCTGGGTCGTGCAGACGGACTTCACCAACGAAGAGGCGATCGGCTACCTGGCCGACCGGCTCGCGAAGCTCGGTGTCGAGGACGGCCTGTTCAAGGCCGGTGCCGTCGCCGGGTCCACCGTGGTCATCGGTGGCGACGGCGGCATGGTGTTCGACTGGGAGCCGACGCTCACCTCGACCGCGGAGCTCATCACGAGTGCCCGCGGCACCGACGCCCGCGTCGGTGGTTCCTCGCGGCCGACCCGCAACGAACGGCGCGAGGAGTACTTCGAGCGCATGGACGCCAAGGCCGCCGCCCGCGCCGAGCTCGAGCAGGAGCGCGTCTCGGGTCTCTGGGCCGACGACGACGAGGACTGA